The following coding sequences are from one Desulfovermiculus halophilus DSM 18834 window:
- a CDS encoding universal stress protein encodes MEHTQDSSHTERILVALDGSAPSNRALDKAISLAEKCQGKIYLIRILEMEAQDGPGKEGQNRLVEDMQAKLGNIREDVEKHGLECDFVVHVGPQIAPLIVQEAKDKDIDIIAMGTHGWTGQTAIVAMGSVARKVLCSSPCPVLIIPPHSLSGKSSDCQK; translated from the coding sequence ATGGAACATACACAGGATTCGAGTCATACGGAGAGGATACTGGTGGCTCTGGACGGTTCGGCCCCCAGCAACCGGGCGTTGGATAAAGCCATCAGCCTGGCCGAGAAATGCCAAGGAAAGATCTACTTGATCCGCATCCTGGAAATGGAGGCCCAGGACGGGCCCGGGAAGGAAGGGCAAAACCGGCTTGTGGAGGATATGCAGGCTAAGCTGGGCAATATACGGGAGGACGTGGAGAAACATGGACTGGAGTGTGATTTTGTGGTTCATGTGGGGCCGCAAATAGCCCCGTTGATTGTCCAGGAGGCGAAAGACAAGGATATCGACATCATCGCCATGGGCACTCACGGATGGACCGGGCAGACCGCGATTGTGGCCATGGGCAGCGTGGCCCGAAAGGTCTTGTGCTCTTCCCCGTGTCCTGTGCTGATCATCCCCCCCCATTCATTGTCCGGCAAGTCTTCCGATTGTCAAAAGTAG